In Sutterella faecalis, a genomic segment contains:
- a CDS encoding peptidylprolyl isomerase: MDKKVIALGAAALLIAGAANAELKAFKVNGETVTVAEQKAIYDRAVQSGQPAGEGLERQVKNLLIQQTVLLQEANKAKIANKADVKRAIENSRDQILIQGLAQDWAQKNPVSEADLKKAYDQDKAAYGDTEYQVRHILVKTEDQAKNLISRLNKGADFGKLAQEFSEDTGNKGQGGLLGWVVPRSFVPAFGASFTALKPGEIAQSPIRTQFGFHVVKLEAKRKAELYPSYESQKPVIRNALANQKVQMHFQDLIKKANVQ; the protein is encoded by the coding sequence ATGGATAAGAAAGTCATTGCTCTCGGCGCTGCCGCTCTTCTCATCGCCGGAGCCGCCAACGCGGAACTCAAGGCATTCAAGGTGAACGGCGAGACCGTCACCGTCGCGGAGCAGAAGGCCATTTACGACCGTGCTGTTCAGTCCGGTCAGCCCGCGGGCGAAGGTCTTGAGCGTCAGGTCAAGAACCTTCTCATCCAGCAGACGGTTCTCCTTCAGGAAGCCAATAAGGCGAAGATCGCCAACAAGGCCGACGTGAAGCGCGCCATTGAAAATTCCCGCGATCAGATTCTCATCCAGGGTCTTGCTCAGGACTGGGCCCAGAAGAACCCGGTCTCTGAAGCCGACCTCAAGAAGGCCTACGATCAGGACAAGGCCGCCTACGGCGACACGGAATATCAGGTCCGCCACATTCTCGTGAAGACCGAGGACCAGGCGAAGAACCTGATTTCGCGCCTCAATAAGGGCGCCGACTTCGGCAAGCTCGCTCAGGAATTTTCTGAAGACACCGGCAACAAGGGCCAGGGCGGTCTTCTCGGCTGGGTTGTTCCGCGCTCCTTCGTTCCGGCTTTCGGCGCTTCCTTCACTGCGCTCAAGCCCGGCGAAATCGCCCAGTCCCCGATCCGCACGCAGTTCGGCTTCCATGTCGTGAAGCTTGAAGCGAAGCGCAAGGCCGAGCTCTATCCCTCCTACGAGAGCCAGAAGCCGGTGATCCGCAATGCGCTCGCCAACCAGAAGGTGCAGATGCACTTCCAGGACCTCATCAAGAAGGCCAACGTTCAGTAA
- a CDS encoding tetratricopeptide repeat protein yields the protein MIKSLFLRTALGAVMGAGLMTLGAAPASASVADGVAQIQSEKYAEAMRTFKKEAAKDNGDAMYYIGDMLRSGLGQKAAPLEATIWWEKGAYLGNEKCQIALSHAYRNGIGVKMDPRQALIWDREAAKNGSVIAYKNLGDYFATGNGVEIDEKEAAKWYYLSSKGGFPAGYVALANLLKDGAGVEKNPIAAYVLYEAASKPVKNFEAERNAAADARILGHKLSAADLERAKKLSVEDVLDSLETLKKLSEEHAK from the coding sequence ATGATCAAGTCGCTTTTCCTTCGGACAGCCCTCGGCGCCGTGATGGGTGCCGGGCTTATGACCCTCGGCGCCGCGCCGGCTTCGGCAAGCGTTGCCGACGGCGTCGCTCAGATCCAGAGCGAAAAGTACGCTGAAGCGATGCGCACCTTTAAGAAAGAGGCGGCGAAGGACAACGGCGACGCGATGTACTACATCGGCGACATGCTCCGCAGCGGACTCGGTCAGAAGGCGGCGCCGCTGGAAGCCACCATCTGGTGGGAAAAGGGCGCCTACCTTGGGAACGAAAAGTGCCAGATTGCGCTCTCTCACGCCTATCGAAACGGCATCGGCGTCAAGATGGATCCTCGCCAGGCTCTGATCTGGGACCGCGAAGCCGCGAAGAACGGTTCTGTCATTGCGTACAAGAATCTCGGCGACTATTTCGCTACCGGAAACGGTGTGGAAATTGACGAGAAGGAAGCGGCCAAGTGGTACTACCTTTCCTCAAAGGGCGGCTTCCCGGCGGGCTACGTTGCATTGGCCAACCTCCTGAAGGACGGCGCCGGCGTTGAAAAGAATCCGATTGCCGCCTACGTGCTTTATGAGGCTGCGTCGAAGCCCGTGAAGAATTTCGAGGCGGAAAGAAATGCCGCAGCCGATGCCCGCATCCTCGGACACAAGCTTTCGGCAGCGGACCTTGAACGCGCGAAGAAGCTCTCCGTCGAGGATGTGCTCGATAGCCTTGAGACCCTCAAGAAGCTGAGCGAAGAGCACGCCAAATAA
- a CDS encoding GNAT family N-acetyltransferase: MEISIEKGSWKTLEHPASAVRLMVFVAEQKVPKEEEIDALDPVSTHFVARDSRHMAVGTARLTPDGRIGRLAVLKPFRGRGVGAKLLEAALDCARNSGLREVTLHAQVHARGFYEKYSFEAEGRVFDECGIDHILMRLRLC, encoded by the coding sequence ATGGAAATATCAATCGAAAAAGGCTCCTGGAAAACGCTCGAGCACCCGGCTTCGGCTGTGCGGCTCATGGTTTTCGTGGCCGAGCAGAAAGTGCCGAAGGAAGAGGAGATCGACGCGCTCGATCCTGTGAGCACGCATTTTGTCGCCAGGGACTCCCGGCACATGGCGGTCGGCACGGCGCGATTGACGCCGGACGGACGGATCGGCCGCCTCGCCGTCCTCAAGCCTTTCCGGGGACGCGGCGTCGGCGCGAAGCTCCTTGAGGCGGCGCTTGACTGCGCCCGCAATAGCGGCCTCAGGGAAGTGACGCTTCATGCGCAGGTCCATGCCCGCGGGTTTTATGAAAAATACAGCTTCGAGGCGGAAGGCCGCGTCTTCGACGAATGCGGCATCGACCACATTCTGATGCGGCTTCGACTTTGCTGA
- a CDS encoding flavocytochrome c, producing MKKILVAAAVMACFGTAGAAEDINVDVAVIGAGGAGLSAAVQANELGAKVVVVEKMAMVGGNTVRAAGGLNATETALQKAKGTKDSVEIMYFDTMKGGHWLNDPALVRTLAEKSASSVDWLLAHGGDLRDVGLMAGATFPRTHRPTGGALVGPEVVRTLYTAAKAEKIDIRTNTQATKILTDKTGRVTGIQVKDKNGTYTIHSKAVVNAAGGFGANNELVSKYVPRLKGFATTNHPGATGDGLLLAEKIGANLIQMDQIQTHPTVVPKVGEMITEAVRGNGAILVNKEGKRFFNELQTRDAVSAAILKQKDGIAYLFFDSDMQKSLKATNGYIKQPYCLTGATLDEIAGKMGVPAADLKATMDAWKAGKAANKDAFGRADMPRDLDKGPFYAIAVTPAVHHTMGGIKIDPLTQVYNVKGQVIPGFFAAGEVTGGVHGGNRLGGNAQADIVTFGRIAGQQAFIFARQLDAQKK from the coding sequence GCCTGCTTCGGAACTGCCGGTGCCGCTGAAGACATCAATGTCGACGTTGCGGTTATCGGCGCGGGCGGCGCCGGCCTTTCGGCTGCTGTTCAGGCTAACGAACTCGGCGCCAAGGTTGTCGTCGTTGAAAAGATGGCGATGGTCGGCGGCAACACCGTCCGTGCCGCTGGCGGCCTGAACGCCACGGAAACGGCTCTGCAGAAGGCCAAGGGCACGAAGGACTCCGTCGAAATCATGTATTTCGATACGATGAAGGGCGGCCACTGGCTCAACGACCCGGCGCTCGTCCGCACGCTCGCCGAGAAGTCTGCCTCTTCCGTTGACTGGCTCCTCGCCCACGGCGGCGACCTTCGCGACGTTGGCCTGATGGCCGGCGCCACCTTCCCGCGCACGCACCGCCCGACCGGCGGCGCGCTCGTCGGCCCGGAAGTTGTCCGCACCCTCTACACGGCTGCCAAGGCTGAGAAGATCGACATCCGCACCAACACCCAGGCCACCAAGATCCTCACGGACAAGACCGGCCGCGTGACGGGCATCCAGGTGAAGGATAAGAACGGCACCTACACGATCCACTCCAAGGCGGTCGTGAACGCTGCCGGCGGCTTCGGCGCCAACAACGAACTCGTTTCGAAGTATGTGCCGCGCCTGAAGGGCTTTGCCACGACGAACCATCCGGGCGCCACGGGCGACGGCCTTCTCCTTGCTGAGAAGATTGGCGCCAACCTGATCCAGATGGACCAGATTCAGACGCACCCGACCGTTGTGCCTAAGGTTGGCGAAATGATCACCGAAGCCGTCCGCGGCAACGGCGCCATCCTCGTCAACAAGGAAGGCAAGCGCTTCTTCAACGAACTTCAGACGCGCGATGCGGTTTCCGCCGCCATCCTGAAGCAGAAGGACGGCATCGCCTACCTCTTCTTCGACTCCGACATGCAGAAGTCCCTCAAGGCGACGAACGGCTACATCAAGCAGCCCTATTGCCTGACGGGCGCTACGCTCGACGAGATCGCCGGCAAGATGGGCGTTCCGGCTGCTGACCTCAAGGCCACGATGGACGCCTGGAAGGCCGGCAAGGCTGCCAACAAGGATGCCTTCGGCCGCGCCGACATGCCGCGCGACCTCGACAAGGGCCCCTTCTACGCGATCGCCGTCACCCCGGCTGTCCACCACACGATGGGCGGCATCAAGATTGACCCGCTCACCCAGGTCTACAACGTGAAGGGCCAGGTGATTCCGGGCTTCTTCGCTGCCGGTGAAGTCACGGGCGGCGTCCATGGCGGCAACCGCCTTGGCGGCAACGCTCAGGCCGACATCGTGACCTTCGGCCGCATCGCCGGCCAGCAGGCCTTCATCTTCGCCCGTCAGCTCGACGCTCAGAAGAAGTAA
- a CDS encoding M16 family metallopeptidase → MQIFKNILCAALFASAAAGSASALAQEEKNKMNELPTPYVTVEGITEYRLANGLRVVLYPDAAKPTATVNMTYLVGSRQENYGETGMAHLLEHLMFKGSKNYPNPTAEFTRRGFRMNGSTWLDRTNYFVSFTATDDNMKWALGWQADAMINSFIAQKDLDTEMTVVRNEYEMGENKPLSVMMKRMQSVMFDWQSYGRSTIGARSDIENVEIANLQAFYHLYYQPDNAVLTVSGKFDVKTVLGWINEFFGPIPKPERVLPKEWTVEPQADGEREFYIRRKGESQLVAVGYRIPSALSDDYEPTAMAADILADAPSGRLYKALVETGMASQVFGWPIAAQKPGFVMFGAMVKKEGDIQAVKTKLVEVIEKAFSEAGVTAEELARQKADQETMFERTLADPEEFGVDISDYIALGDWRLFFADREQVKAVTADAINKAAAKYFVRDNRVVGLFVPTDDPKRADIGPAPTAEELIGRYKFSEKGAEVEAFDPSQDNIDARTKIVDMKGVKIALLPKKTRGETVVVKMRFNVGNNKELARSAVPMLASSMITRGTKTMTREQIEDAFTNLKMEGSPFSFTTDREHLGDALKLVGQLFTESTYPEKEFETLRQQTIAGMKARSDEPSTKGRDAITAHFNTYPAGDARHAQLSTEVTADLEKVTLAEVKGYYDRVFGLGKGYIAVVGDFDPEAVAKALEADIVARKSAEVPFERVVAEYRPVEPARFVIDTPDKENAMLFARVDLPASLTDSDMPALITADWIIGGSDGLSNRIVNRLRQKEGLSYGAGSGITLPSFGNRAKWSVGAIVAPQNLAQAEKSLRDELARAYRDGITEEELAEAKRGIIQSRAVNRAQDGLIASNWVNNLEIGKTWQFSKETEEAVMKLTVEDVNKALRRFCDPEKLTFALAGDLKKAQAAGKDFSRQ, encoded by the coding sequence ATGCAGATTTTCAAAAATATTCTGTGCGCCGCGCTTTTCGCATCTGCGGCGGCAGGGAGCGCCAGCGCGCTCGCCCAAGAGGAAAAGAACAAAATGAACGAACTCCCGACGCCATACGTCACGGTTGAAGGCATTACGGAGTACCGCCTCGCCAACGGCCTGAGGGTGGTGCTCTATCCGGATGCCGCCAAGCCCACGGCCACGGTCAACATGACCTACCTGGTGGGCTCGCGGCAGGAAAACTACGGCGAAACCGGCATGGCGCATCTTCTTGAGCACCTGATGTTCAAGGGCTCGAAGAACTATCCCAATCCGACGGCGGAATTCACCCGCCGGGGCTTCCGCATGAACGGCTCCACGTGGCTCGACCGCACGAACTATTTCGTGAGCTTCACGGCTACGGACGACAACATGAAATGGGCGCTCGGCTGGCAGGCCGACGCCATGATCAACTCCTTCATCGCGCAGAAGGATCTCGACACCGAAATGACGGTGGTGAGAAACGAATACGAAATGGGCGAAAACAAGCCCCTTTCCGTCATGATGAAGCGCATGCAGAGCGTGATGTTCGACTGGCAGAGCTACGGCCGCTCGACGATCGGCGCGAGAAGCGACATTGAAAACGTCGAAATCGCCAATCTGCAGGCCTTCTATCACCTCTACTATCAGCCGGACAACGCTGTTCTTACGGTGTCGGGCAAGTTCGACGTGAAGACGGTTCTCGGCTGGATCAATGAATTCTTCGGTCCCATCCCGAAGCCCGAACGCGTGCTGCCGAAGGAATGGACGGTTGAGCCGCAGGCGGACGGCGAGCGCGAGTTCTACATCCGCAGAAAGGGCGAGTCGCAGCTCGTTGCCGTCGGCTACCGCATTCCGTCGGCGCTTTCCGACGACTATGAACCCACGGCGATGGCGGCGGACATTCTTGCCGACGCGCCGAGCGGGCGTCTCTACAAGGCGCTCGTTGAGACCGGCATGGCTTCTCAGGTCTTCGGCTGGCCGATTGCGGCCCAGAAGCCTGGGTTTGTGATGTTCGGCGCCATGGTGAAGAAGGAAGGCGACATTCAGGCCGTGAAGACGAAGCTCGTGGAGGTGATTGAGAAGGCCTTCAGCGAAGCCGGCGTCACCGCAGAGGAACTCGCTCGCCAGAAGGCCGATCAGGAAACGATGTTCGAGCGCACGCTTGCGGACCCGGAAGAATTCGGCGTCGACATTTCCGACTACATTGCGCTCGGCGACTGGAGGCTCTTCTTTGCCGACCGCGAGCAGGTGAAGGCCGTGACGGCCGATGCCATCAACAAGGCTGCCGCAAAGTACTTCGTGCGCGACAACCGCGTCGTCGGACTCTTCGTTCCGACCGATGATCCGAAGCGCGCCGATATCGGACCTGCGCCTACAGCGGAAGAACTCATCGGCCGCTACAAGTTCTCGGAAAAGGGTGCGGAAGTTGAGGCTTTCGATCCTTCGCAGGACAACATTGACGCGCGCACGAAGATCGTCGACATGAAGGGCGTGAAGATTGCGCTCCTGCCGAAGAAGACCCGCGGCGAAACCGTCGTGGTGAAGATGCGCTTCAATGTCGGCAACAATAAGGAGCTCGCAAGGAGCGCCGTGCCGATGCTCGCTTCCTCCATGATCACGCGCGGCACGAAGACGATGACGCGCGAGCAGATAGAGGATGCCTTCACGAACCTCAAGATGGAAGGCTCGCCCTTCAGCTTCACGACGGACCGCGAGCACCTGGGCGATGCTTTGAAGCTCGTCGGACAGCTCTTTACCGAGTCGACTTATCCGGAAAAGGAATTCGAAACGCTTCGCCAGCAGACGATTGCCGGCATGAAGGCGCGTTCGGACGAACCTTCGACGAAGGGGCGCGATGCCATTACGGCGCACTTCAATACGTATCCTGCGGGTGATGCGCGTCATGCGCAGCTTTCCACCGAAGTGACGGCGGACCTTGAAAAGGTGACGCTCGCCGAGGTGAAGGGCTACTACGACCGCGTCTTCGGTCTCGGCAAGGGCTATATCGCCGTTGTGGGCGACTTCGATCCGGAAGCGGTGGCGAAGGCCCTTGAGGCGGACATTGTGGCGAGGAAGTCGGCCGAGGTTCCCTTCGAGCGCGTTGTGGCTGAATATCGTCCGGTCGAACCCGCCCGCTTCGTAATCGATACGCCTGACAAGGAAAACGCGATGCTCTTTGCCCGCGTTGATCTCCCCGCGTCCCTCACCGACAGCGATATGCCTGCGCTCATCACGGCCGACTGGATCATCGGCGGCTCGGACGGGCTCTCGAACCGCATCGTCAACCGCCTGCGCCAGAAGGAGGGCCTCTCCTACGGCGCGGGTTCCGGCATCACGCTTCCCTCCTTCGGCAATCGTGCCAAGTGGTCGGTTGGCGCCATCGTGGCGCCGCAGAACCTCGCTCAGGCAGAGAAATCGCTTCGCGATGAGCTCGCCCGCGCCTATCGCGACGGCATCACGGAAGAGGAGCTCGCTGAGGCGAAGCGCGGCATCATTCAGTCCCGTGCCGTCAACCGCGCTCAGGACGGCCTCATTGCCTCCAACTGGGTCAACAACCTCGAGATCGGCAAGACCTGGCAGTTCTCGAAAGAGACCGAAGAAGCCGTGATGAAGCTCACGGTCGAGGACGTCAACAAGGCCCTTCGCCGCTTCTGCGATCCTGAGAAGCTCACCTTCGCGCTCGCGGGCGACCTGAAGAAGGCTCAGGCCGCCGGGAAGGACTTCTCCAGACAATAA
- a CDS encoding restriction endonuclease subunit S domain-containing protein: MEAKKTGAADTYWQTFSKQTRLDPEVQLVLTAILYVRAERGEVPEITFRGTGEFSSLACSALPELRQFSWSIAVPDQEISWKLPKELMRNPAKTLEAFLRLNGRTYIRKFSLRPELVDEIAGWLLEEDPHAPFWIVGEERAFLSGARSLLAGRTVRFATISEHLALLFTVLKAYGFDAGTELLKPGAIDLSTLDGPVVTIPEPNIEGSHPPVGRYTIDELNYADALLTNPSRVVAILSGGTLYRAQGEDEKLKTKFLRSGRLTRVISFPSATGVESGIETLGLLLCEKIGREGALVNLISVPRLRYTRRPWPDDFRESVSLAMRGKEAEGIDLVSATNLTLLNDRCVLTTTSRVETPGDEEIDRLLEERGSRPLSTFVELVRCHAVGPDSDSADEKDVVYEAIPNDINECGILRRPRKRIRIDPDDGTQARRIEKQTIRPGDIIFTQRGRIGSIALVDAIPRKERWVAGQLFVILRLRADSPVRSPAYLLRYLQCEPVCGRYERMSSNTAVPQVRTEELENLLIPLPDREKGVEEAEEAFRKLKRYSKEMEELRVKAEKLLRSLTL; the protein is encoded by the coding sequence ATGGAAGCAAAAAAAACGGGTGCAGCAGACACCTATTGGCAGACTTTTTCCAAGCAAACGAGGCTTGACCCTGAAGTTCAGCTCGTTTTGACGGCAATCCTCTACGTTCGGGCGGAGCGCGGCGAGGTCCCGGAAATTACCTTCCGGGGGACTGGAGAATTCAGCAGCCTTGCCTGCAGCGCTCTGCCGGAACTCAGACAGTTTTCCTGGTCGATTGCAGTTCCCGATCAGGAAATTTCCTGGAAGCTTCCAAAGGAGCTCATGCGGAATCCGGCGAAAACCCTTGAAGCCTTTCTGCGCCTCAATGGACGAACCTACATCAGAAAGTTTTCGCTCCGCCCGGAGCTCGTTGATGAGATTGCCGGATGGCTCCTTGAAGAAGATCCGCATGCGCCCTTCTGGATCGTGGGTGAAGAGCGCGCCTTTCTCTCCGGCGCCCGGAGTCTTCTTGCCGGCCGCACCGTTCGCTTTGCGACGATTTCAGAGCACCTGGCGCTGCTCTTTACCGTACTCAAGGCTTACGGGTTTGATGCCGGAACGGAACTTCTGAAGCCCGGCGCCATTGATCTCTCAACGCTCGACGGGCCCGTCGTCACGATCCCTGAGCCCAATATCGAAGGGAGCCATCCGCCGGTCGGAAGATATACGATCGACGAACTCAACTACGCCGATGCCCTTCTGACGAATCCCTCGCGCGTCGTGGCGATTCTTTCGGGCGGCACGCTCTATCGGGCGCAGGGCGAGGATGAAAAGCTCAAGACCAAATTCCTGAGGTCCGGCCGCCTGACGCGCGTCATCTCCTTCCCGTCGGCAACGGGCGTTGAGTCCGGCATTGAAACGCTGGGTCTTCTTCTCTGCGAGAAGATCGGGCGCGAGGGCGCTCTCGTGAATCTCATCTCTGTTCCGAGGCTTCGCTATACGCGGCGCCCCTGGCCCGATGATTTCCGGGAAAGCGTTTCGCTTGCAATGCGGGGAAAGGAAGCAGAGGGCATTGACCTCGTGAGTGCGACGAACCTCACGCTGCTCAATGACCGCTGCGTTCTCACGACGACAAGCCGCGTGGAGACGCCGGGAGACGAAGAGATTGACCGCCTCCTGGAGGAGCGGGGCTCCCGGCCGCTTTCGACATTTGTTGAACTGGTCCGCTGCCATGCGGTGGGGCCGGATTCCGACTCGGCGGACGAGAAGGACGTCGTTTACGAAGCCATTCCGAACGACATCAATGAGTGCGGGATTCTTCGCCGTCCCAGAAAGCGCATTCGGATTGATCCGGATGACGGCACCCAGGCGCGCCGGATTGAAAAGCAGACGATCCGGCCGGGCGACATCATTTTTACGCAGCGCGGACGCATCGGGTCAATCGCGCTTGTCGACGCCATCCCCAGGAAAGAACGCTGGGTGGCCGGCCAGCTCTTCGTCATCCTGAGGCTTCGCGCGGATAGTCCCGTTCGATCTCCAGCATATCTCCTGCGCTACCTTCAGTGCGAACCGGTATGCGGACGATATGAGCGCATGTCGAGCAATACAGCCGTGCCGCAGGTGCGTACGGAAGAGCTCGAAAATCTTCTGATTCCGCTTCCTGATCGCGAAAAGGGCGTTGAAGAGGCTGAGGAAGCTTTCCGCAAGCTGAAGCGCTATTCCAAGGAAATGGAGGAACTGCGGGTCAAGGCGGAAAAACTTCTGAGGAGCCTGACCCTCTGA
- the serB gene encoding phosphoserine phosphatase SerB produces MLDIVITGAELEHDLLLDLTHEVHPARTLYRPSEPSLRLEDVPDDADLSHLEQEAARHNADFFVLPAGLSIKSFKAFFFDMDSTLIENECIDDMAFAAGCLDEVRRMTREAMEGKWPFAENLQRRVKLLAGAPVSVVDHSVEAARFSVGAEVLMKFARRNGLALYVVSGGFTLITRPIAKKLGMTGAVSNELVIENGLLTGEVAGPAGGKILDARGKRRAVEVLSQLHGASLSEVLCCGDGANDVEMIRAAGLGVAFHAKPVVQQLARYRINHSGLDAIMLFFRESWRDALPFA; encoded by the coding sequence ATGCTCGACATTGTGATCACCGGAGCTGAGCTGGAGCACGATCTGCTCCTCGACCTCACGCATGAAGTGCACCCCGCACGCACGCTCTATCGTCCGTCCGAACCTTCGCTGCGCCTTGAGGATGTGCCAGATGATGCGGATCTCTCGCATCTCGAGCAGGAAGCCGCCCGGCACAACGCCGACTTCTTTGTTCTTCCCGCAGGCCTCAGCATCAAATCCTTCAAGGCATTCTTCTTCGATATGGACAGCACCCTGATCGAAAACGAGTGCATCGACGACATGGCCTTTGCTGCAGGGTGCCTTGATGAAGTGCGCCGGATGACCCGTGAAGCCATGGAAGGGAAATGGCCCTTTGCGGAAAACCTCCAGCGCCGCGTAAAGCTCCTCGCAGGAGCACCGGTGAGCGTCGTGGACCATTCGGTGGAGGCGGCTCGCTTCTCTGTCGGCGCTGAAGTCCTCATGAAGTTCGCCCGCCGCAACGGTCTTGCGCTTTATGTCGTCTCCGGGGGCTTCACGCTCATCACGCGACCCATCGCAAAGAAGCTCGGCATGACGGGGGCCGTCAGCAACGAACTCGTCATTGAAAACGGGCTCCTTACCGGCGAAGTTGCGGGCCCTGCAGGCGGCAAAATTCTTGACGCCAGAGGCAAGCGCCGCGCGGTTGAAGTGCTTTCGCAGCTCCACGGGGCATCATTGAGTGAAGTCCTCTGCTGCGGCGACGGCGCGAACGACGTCGAAATGATTCGCGCGGCGGGTCTCGGCGTTGCCTTCCATGCCAAGCCCGTCGTGCAGCAGCTCGCGCGCTACCGCATCAATCATTCAGGGCTTGACGCCATCATGCTCTTCTTCCGCGAATCCTGGAGGGATGCGCTCCCCTTCGCGTAA
- a CDS encoding septation protein A has translation MKFLFDIFPVILFFAAFKGAEHFPAEAIDLAGSLIGDGVTATTAPVFLATVTAIVATFLQIGWLKVKRRKIEPMLWISLAVIVVFGGLTLWLKNEMFIKWKPTILYWIFSGILLFGSFTGRNFIRTLMRNAIDMPDAAWGKLQWMWIGFFIVVGILNLIVAYSFPTEIWVDFKLFGLIGLTLIFTIAAAVWMTRQASERQN, from the coding sequence ATGAAATTTCTTTTCGACATCTTTCCCGTCATCCTCTTCTTTGCCGCCTTTAAAGGGGCGGAGCACTTCCCTGCTGAAGCCATCGACCTTGCGGGAAGCCTGATCGGAGACGGCGTTACGGCAACCACCGCCCCGGTTTTTCTCGCCACCGTCACCGCCATCGTGGCGACCTTCCTGCAGATCGGCTGGCTGAAGGTGAAGCGCCGCAAAATCGAACCCATGCTCTGGATCAGCCTCGCCGTCATCGTCGTCTTCGGCGGGCTGACGCTCTGGCTCAAGAATGAAATGTTCATCAAGTGGAAGCCCACGATTCTTTACTGGATCTTCAGCGGCATTCTCCTTTTCGGCAGCTTCACGGGCCGCAACTTCATCCGCACGCTCATGAGGAACGCCATCGACATGCCCGATGCCGCCTGGGGGAAGCTCCAGTGGATGTGGATCGGCTTCTTCATCGTGGTCGGCATCCTCAACCTCATCGTCGCCTACTCCTTCCCGACGGAAATCTGGGTTGACTTCAAGCTCTTCGGCCTGATCGGATTGACATTGATTTTTACAATTGCCGCTGCAGTGTGGATGACAAGACAAGCATCCGAACGGCAGAATTGA